In one window of Cellulophaga sp. HaHa_2_95 DNA:
- a CDS encoding TetR/AcrR family transcriptional regulator: MTTKAERTTVYIVETVAPIFNKLGYVGTSMSDLTEATGLTKGALYGNFENKEALAIAAFEYNSKLLLDAIDVQINSEGTALEKLATLLDFYRHYDEFTLPMGGCPVLNVGVDAKHNNKLLAAAAKEVAKTIEGKIALTLENGINAAEIKLPVTPLQFAKQLYTMIQGAIAMATITEDRKYLLNTITYLEYLISNEIKK, translated from the coding sequence ATGACAACCAAAGCCGAAAGAACTACTGTATATATTGTAGAGACTGTAGCGCCCATATTTAATAAATTAGGGTATGTTGGTACGAGTATGAGCGATCTAACCGAAGCAACAGGATTAACAAAGGGTGCGTTATATGGCAATTTTGAGAATAAAGAAGCGCTAGCCATAGCCGCTTTTGAATACAATAGTAAATTACTTCTTGATGCTATTGATGTACAGATTAATTCTGAAGGTACCGCTTTAGAAAAACTAGCTACCTTATTAGACTTTTACAGACATTATGATGAGTTTACCTTACCTATGGGAGGTTGCCCCGTTTTAAATGTTGGGGTAGATGCTAAGCATAACAATAAACTATTGGCCGCTGCAGCGAAAGAAGTTGCTAAAACTATAGAAGGCAAAATAGCCTTGACTTTAGAAAATGGAATTAATGCTGCCGAAATTAAACTTCCTGTAACCCCTCTTCAATTTGCTAAGCAATTATATACCATGATACAAGGAGCTATTGCCATGGCCACTATAACAGAAGATAGAAAGTATTTATTAAACACCATCACCTACTTGGAGTATCTTATTTCAAATGAAATTAAAAAGTAG
- a CDS encoding MFS transporter codes for MDAIKSNKKALLALAIGGFGIGMTEFVIMGILPDVATALQITIPQAGHFIAAYALGVVVGAPLLTGLGSKWSAHKVLLALMLWFTVFNTLSAFAENYTSLLVFRFLSGLPHGAFFGIGAVVAGKLVPKGKSAQGMAIMFSGLTLANVLGVPLGTYLGHHFSWNLSFMLVGIIGILAMSSVYFWMPAFPKSSTEGLRKDLQVFKRIELWVLILLTTVGTGGFFAWYSYIAPLITNVSGYPESMVGYAMILAGLGMVVGNFVGAKMAEKFSPMKAIILSLGMMSLVLLINTVVAQNPIAILVLTFVIGIISFTVATPIQMAIINASKGSEMLGSSMNQSAFNMGNASGAYLAGLPIAMGYGITSASIVGAVLAGMGVLIAVGILINRKKHAIKNKIKRLAFK; via the coding sequence ATGGATGCGATAAAATCAAATAAAAAAGCACTATTGGCCTTGGCTATTGGAGGATTTGGAATAGGAATGACAGAGTTTGTGATTATGGGAATCTTACCCGATGTTGCCACAGCTTTACAAATTACCATTCCACAAGCAGGACATTTTATAGCCGCTTATGCATTAGGAGTAGTGGTAGGGGCTCCACTTTTAACAGGCTTAGGAAGTAAATGGTCTGCACATAAAGTTTTATTAGCCCTAATGTTATGGTTTACCGTGTTTAACACATTATCGGCTTTTGCTGAAAATTATACAAGTCTTTTAGTTTTTAGGTTCTTATCAGGGCTTCCTCATGGAGCATTTTTCGGTATTGGCGCCGTAGTCGCTGGAAAATTAGTACCAAAAGGGAAATCTGCTCAAGGTATGGCTATCATGTTTTCTGGATTAACCTTAGCCAATGTTCTAGGTGTTCCGCTGGGAACCTATTTGGGCCATCATTTTAGTTGGAACCTTTCCTTTATGTTAGTGGGGATAATTGGAATTTTAGCAATGTCAAGCGTCTATTTTTGGATGCCTGCATTTCCTAAATCATCTACCGAAGGATTGCGAAAAGATTTGCAAGTCTTTAAAAGAATAGAACTTTGGGTGCTTATTTTATTAACAACAGTGGGTACAGGAGGTTTTTTTGCATGGTACAGTTACATAGCTCCATTAATCACAAATGTTTCTGGTTATCCAGAGAGTATGGTGGGTTACGCTATGATATTAGCAGGTTTAGGAATGGTCGTTGGGAATTTTGTGGGAGCTAAAATGGCAGAAAAGTTTAGTCCTATGAAAGCTATAATTCTGAGTTTGGGAATGATGTCTTTAGTGTTGCTTATTAATACGGTTGTTGCTCAAAATCCTATAGCCATATTGGTACTTACCTTTGTTATTGGTATTATTTCTTTTACGGTGGCTACCCCGATACAAATGGCGATTATTAATGCCTCTAAAGGATCTGAAATGTTAGGCTCTTCTATGAACCAGAGTGCTTTTAATATGGGGAATGCTTCGGGAGCTTACTTGGCAGGATTACCTATTGCAATGGGGTACGGGATAACTTCGGCAAGTATTGTAGGGGCTGTTTTGGCAGGAATGGGCGTACTTATCGCAGTGGGGATATTAATAAACCGCAAAAAACATGCTATCAAAAATAAAATTAAACGCCTAGCATTTAAATAA
- a CDS encoding TonB-dependent receptor gives MKIRVFTILLLLHLNVIAQKTITGKVIDHQGVPVMGANVYLEGTYDGTATNENGIFSFLTEETGIHTLVISSISYETYTKSSDVTAFKNFTVKLRDDVNALDAVTVNAGTFKAGDNAKVTALKPLDIVTTAGALGDVMGALQTLAGTTTVAEDGRLFVRGGDAEETQIFVDGMRVFTPYAPSANNIPTRGRLSPFLFRGITFSTGGYSAEYGQALSSVLLLSSIDEPLEEKTELSLMTVGLGVGNTQKWKANSLSINASYMNLEPYQAVFPGNNIWHAPIETLGGEAVYRHKFKNDGLLKVYGAYSALSFDLTQEDINEPLGLRFALENRNLYINTSYKDFLDKDWSIQTGVSFSNDESKLKFSDADVTDIENSAHFKLVLNKYFSRRYKLNFGAEYFITNFKENYTTATTETNDYIFYNNLLSSFLETDIFFSKNLATKIGFRGEYSQLLEEFNISPRISLAYKAGANAQLSLAYGQFFQNPKNDYLKFGTDFSAENTTHLIANYQYVKNKQIFRAEVYYKDYNNLVKYETPIALPTSTYSNAGGGFAKGLDIFWRDNKTVKNTEYWVSYSYLDTERDYRNYPTAATPNFASKHNASIVLKHWVKNWKSQIGLSYNFATGRSYTNPNTDAFLAEKTKNYTALNANWAYLISPQKILYFSVSNVLGTKNINGYQYANQANSTGTFDRRALTPNTDSFFFVGLFWTISDNKKDNQLNNL, from the coding sequence ATGAAAATTAGAGTATTTACAATTTTATTACTGCTACACCTCAATGTTATAGCACAGAAAACCATCACAGGAAAAGTCATTGATCACCAAGGTGTGCCTGTAATGGGCGCAAATGTGTACTTAGAAGGTACGTATGATGGTACAGCAACAAATGAAAATGGTATATTCTCTTTTCTAACAGAAGAAACTGGAATACATACTTTAGTTATCTCCTCTATTTCTTATGAAACATATACCAAATCTTCTGATGTAACTGCATTTAAAAACTTTACGGTAAAACTGCGGGATGATGTAAATGCGTTAGATGCCGTAACTGTAAATGCAGGAACTTTTAAAGCGGGTGACAACGCGAAGGTTACCGCATTAAAGCCCTTAGATATTGTTACTACTGCTGGCGCACTAGGCGATGTAATGGGAGCTTTACAAACCCTAGCAGGAACCACTACCGTTGCTGAAGATGGTCGATTATTTGTGCGTGGTGGTGATGCCGAAGAAACCCAAATTTTCGTAGATGGGATGCGTGTATTTACCCCCTACGCTCCTTCTGCGAATAATATTCCTACCAGGGGTAGATTGTCTCCTTTTTTGTTTAGAGGGATTACATTTTCTACTGGTGGATATTCTGCAGAATATGGCCAAGCACTATCGAGTGTTCTTTTGCTAAGTAGTATAGACGAGCCCCTAGAAGAAAAAACAGAATTATCTTTAATGACAGTTGGTCTAGGAGTTGGTAATACCCAAAAATGGAAAGCTAATTCTTTGAGTATAAATGCTTCATATATGAATTTAGAACCATACCAAGCAGTATTTCCCGGGAATAATATTTGGCATGCACCCATAGAAACTTTAGGAGGAGAAGCAGTATATCGACATAAATTTAAAAACGATGGTTTGTTAAAAGTATATGGTGCATATAGTGCCCTAAGTTTTGATCTTACACAAGAGGACATCAATGAACCTTTAGGCCTTAGATTTGCATTAGAGAATAGAAATTTATATATCAATACTTCGTATAAAGATTTTTTAGACAAAGATTGGAGTATTCAAACAGGTGTATCATTCTCTAATGACGAGTCTAAATTAAAATTTAGTGATGCTGATGTTACCGATATAGAGAATTCTGCTCATTTTAAATTAGTTCTCAATAAATATTTCTCTAGGAGGTACAAATTGAACTTTGGTGCAGAATACTTTATTACAAACTTTAAAGAAAACTATACAACCGCGACCACAGAAACCAACGACTACATTTTTTACAATAACCTCTTGAGTAGTTTTCTAGAAACAGATATTTTCTTTTCTAAGAATTTAGCCACCAAAATTGGCTTTAGAGGTGAGTATTCTCAATTATTAGAAGAGTTTAATATATCTCCTAGAATATCCTTAGCTTATAAAGCTGGCGCGAATGCACAGCTTTCCTTAGCATATGGTCAATTTTTTCAAAACCCTAAGAATGACTATCTAAAATTTGGTACTGATTTCTCAGCTGAAAACACAACGCATCTAATTGCCAATTATCAATATGTTAAAAACAAACAGATATTCAGAGCAGAAGTCTATTACAAGGATTACAATAATCTCGTAAAATATGAAACGCCAATAGCACTTCCTACCTCTACCTATTCTAATGCAGGTGGTGGTTTTGCTAAAGGTCTTGATATTTTTTGGCGGGATAACAAAACCGTGAAAAATACAGAATACTGGGTATCCTATTCTTATCTGGATACCGAAAGGGATTATAGAAACTATCCAACTGCTGCAACCCCCAATTTTGCATCTAAACACAATGCCTCTATTGTATTAAAGCATTGGGTCAAAAATTGGAAAAGTCAGATAGGGCTGAGTTATAATTTTGCTACTGGGCGCTCCTACACCAACCCTAATACAGATGCTTTTTTAGCAGAAAAAACTAAAAACTATACTGCTTTAAATGCCAATTGGGCCTATTTAATCAGTCCACAAAAAATACTTTACTTCTCGGTAAGCAATGTTTTAGGTACCAAGAATATTAACGGGTATCAATATGCCAATCAAGCAAATAGTACCGGAACATTTGATCGTAGAGCGCTAACACCCAATACGGATAGCTTTTTCTTCGTAGGTTTATTTTGGACCATAAGTGATAACAAGAAAGACAATCAACTTAATAATCTTTAA